A portion of the Meleagris gallopavo isolate NT-WF06-2002-E0010 breed Aviagen turkey brand Nicholas breeding stock chromosome 16, Turkey_5.1, whole genome shotgun sequence genome contains these proteins:
- the SUN1 gene encoding SUN domain-containing protein 1 isoform X3 yields the protein MNIKEFYREDSHLGVNEESICYFVLHVLRTVGAAGWFVSQKVLSLLWLALLSPGRAASGIFRLLRAGWSQLLTLMSLLKVFILRKCLPKISRLLLFLIPLLFLLGLWFWGFDGFIALLPLLNRTRIDKVQSTDDSIYVPRPQPDSPRSVQPAKDTINTFDSARINELEKQMAFVSDRCHHHDEEYSKVLLLVHNLQDQVAQMGDRNEILKLIRNVMDQHLKDKRLEEKTDFLALHQEHNLRIVTLEDLLRKLSAEFKDIQKELEVAKAKAIRDGDEQNQLLSRVKKLELELSQMKSELLTGGSVKTSCEKIDVIHEKVDAQVKESVKMMVFGDQHKDFPESLLQWLTSNFVTRSDLQTLLQDLELQILKNITLQMAVTDQRITSEVVTNAVNNAGISGITEAQAQIIVNNALKLYSQDKTGMVDFALESGGGSILSTRCSETYETKTALISLFGIPLWYFSQSPRVVIQPDMYPGNCWAFKGSEGYLVVRLSMKIYPTAFSLEHIPKTLSPSGNITSAPRKFSVYGLDDEYQEEGTFLGQYVYDQEGEPLQMFTVEKSENVFQIVELRILSNWGHAEYTCLYRFRVHGKPAE from the exons ATGAATATAAAGGAGTTTTACAGAGAGGATAGCCATCTTGGTGTAAATGAGGAATCAATAT GTTACTTTGTGCTGCACGTGTTGCGAACAGTGGGAGCAGCTGGATGGTTTGTGTCCCAGAAGGTGTTGTCTCTACTTTGGCTGGCCCTTCTTTCCCCAG GGAGAGCAGCTTCTGGCATCTTCAGGTTGCTTAGAGCTGGCTGGAGTCAACTTCTTACTCTGATGTCTTTGCTGAAGGTGTTTATTCTTAGAAA ATGCCTTCCAAAGATTTCCAGGCTGTTGCTGTTTCTCATCCCACTGCTGTTTCTACTAG GTTTATGGTTCTGGGGGTTTGACGGCTTCATTGCACTGTTGCCTCTGTTGAACCGGACAAGAATTGATAAAGTCCAGAGCACAGATGATTCTATTTATGTTCCTCGTCCACAGCCTGATTCTCCTCGTTCTGTACAGCCTGCAAAG GATACCATAAATACATTTGATTCTGCTCGTATAAATGAGCTGGAAAAGCAGATGGCCTTCGTGTCTGACAGATGCCATCATCATGACGAAGAATacagcaaagtgctgctgcttgtcCATAATCTtcaagatcaggttgcccagatgGGTGACAGAAATGAGATCTTGAAGCTAATAAGAAATGTGATGGATCAACATCTTAAAGATAAGAGACTGGAGGAAAAG aCTGACTTCCTGGCTTTACATCAAGAGCACAACTTGCGCATTGTAACATTGGAAGATCTTCTTAGAAAACTCTCTGCTGAATTTAAG gacATTCAGAAGGAACTTGAAGTagccaaagcaaaagcaataaG AGATGGTGATGAACAAAATCAACTCTTATCCAGAGTTAAAAAGCTGGAACTGGAGTTGTCTCAAATGAAATCAGAGCTGTTAACTGGAGGAAGTGTGAAGACGAGTTGTGAGAAAATAGATGTTATTCATGAAAAA GTAGATGCCCAGGTTAAAGAATCTGTCAAGATGATGGTTTTTGGTGATCAGCACAAGGACTTTCCTGAATCGCTTCTCCAGTGGCTTACATCCAATTTTGTGACCAGAAGTGATCTGCAAACTTTGCTGCAGGATCTGGAGTTGCAAATTCTCAAGAATATTACTCTACAGATGGCTGTAACAGACCAAAGAATAACATCTGAAGTAGTAACAAATGCTGTGAATAACGCAGGGATTTCTGGAATCACAGAAGCA CAAGCACAGATCATTGTAAACAATGCGTTGAAGCTGTACTCTCAAGACAAGACTGGTATGGTGGATTTTGCCTTAGAATCTGGAG gTGGCAGCATTTTAAGTACTCGCTGTTCTGAAACCTATGAGACAAAAACAGCGTTAATTAGCCTCTTTGGAATTCCTCTGTGGTACTTCTCTCAGTCTCCCAGAGTGGTTATTCAG CCGGACATGTATCCAGGAAACTGCTGGGCTTTCAAGGGATCAGAGGGATATCTTGTAGTTAGACTTTCCATGAAGATCTATCCTACTGCCTTCTCATTGGAACACATACCAAAAACTCTTTCACCATCAGGAAATATCACCAGTGCTCCTAGGAAGTTTTCAGTATAT GGCTTAGATGATGAATATCAAGAGGAGGGCACGTTTCTGGGACAGTATGTCTATGACCAAGAAGGGGAGCCGCTGCAGATGTTTACAGTG gaGAAAAGTGAAAACGTATTCCAGATAGTGGAACTGAGAATTCTTTCTAACTGGGGACATGCAGAGTATACTTGTCTCTATCGGTTCAGAGTGCATGGGAAACCTGCTGAATAA
- the SUN1 gene encoding SUN domain-containing protein 1 isoform X1 codes for MNIKEFYREDSHLGVNEESICDDCKGKKQLEIHTTEHMQSSRAKRVARTISHIFSYAGYFVLHVLRTVGAAGWFVSQKVLSLLWLALLSPGRAASGIFRLLRAGWSQLLTLMSLLKVFILRKCLPKISRLLLFLIPLLFLLGLWFWGFDGFIALLPLLNRTRIDKVQSTDDSIYVPRPQPDSPRSVQPAKDTINTFDSARINELEKQMAFVSDRCHHHDEEYSKVLLLVHNLQDQVAQMGDRNEILKLIRNVMDQHLKDKRLEEKTDFLALHQEHNLRIVTLEDLLRKLSAEFKDIQKELEVAKAKAIRDGDEQNQLLSRVKKLELELSQMKSELLTGGSVKTSCEKIDVIHEKVDAQVKESVKMMVFGDQHKDFPESLLQWLTSNFVTRSDLQTLLQDLELQILKNITLQMAVTDQRITSEVVTNAVNNAGISGITEAQAQIIVNNALKLYSQDKTGMVDFALESGGGSILSTRCSETYETKTALISLFGIPLWYFSQSPRVVIQPDMYPGNCWAFKGSEGYLVVRLSMKIYPTAFSLEHIPKTLSPSGNITSAPRKFSVYGLDDEYQEEGTFLGQYVYDQEGEPLQMFTVEKSENVFQIVELRILSNWGHAEYTCLYRFRVHGKPAE; via the exons ATGAATATAAAGGAGTTTTACAGAGAGGATAGCCATCTTGGTGTAAATGAGGAATCAATAT GTGATGACTGTAAGGGGAAGAAACAACTTGAAATACACACCACAGAGCACATGCAATCCTCCAGGGCTAAAAGGGTAGCAAGGACCATTTCGCACATCTTTTCTTACGCAG GTTACTTTGTGCTGCACGTGTTGCGAACAGTGGGAGCAGCTGGATGGTTTGTGTCCCAGAAGGTGTTGTCTCTACTTTGGCTGGCCCTTCTTTCCCCAG GGAGAGCAGCTTCTGGCATCTTCAGGTTGCTTAGAGCTGGCTGGAGTCAACTTCTTACTCTGATGTCTTTGCTGAAGGTGTTTATTCTTAGAAA ATGCCTTCCAAAGATTTCCAGGCTGTTGCTGTTTCTCATCCCACTGCTGTTTCTACTAG GTTTATGGTTCTGGGGGTTTGACGGCTTCATTGCACTGTTGCCTCTGTTGAACCGGACAAGAATTGATAAAGTCCAGAGCACAGATGATTCTATTTATGTTCCTCGTCCACAGCCTGATTCTCCTCGTTCTGTACAGCCTGCAAAG GATACCATAAATACATTTGATTCTGCTCGTATAAATGAGCTGGAAAAGCAGATGGCCTTCGTGTCTGACAGATGCCATCATCATGACGAAGAATacagcaaagtgctgctgcttgtcCATAATCTtcaagatcaggttgcccagatgGGTGACAGAAATGAGATCTTGAAGCTAATAAGAAATGTGATGGATCAACATCTTAAAGATAAGAGACTGGAGGAAAAG aCTGACTTCCTGGCTTTACATCAAGAGCACAACTTGCGCATTGTAACATTGGAAGATCTTCTTAGAAAACTCTCTGCTGAATTTAAG gacATTCAGAAGGAACTTGAAGTagccaaagcaaaagcaataaG AGATGGTGATGAACAAAATCAACTCTTATCCAGAGTTAAAAAGCTGGAACTGGAGTTGTCTCAAATGAAATCAGAGCTGTTAACTGGAGGAAGTGTGAAGACGAGTTGTGAGAAAATAGATGTTATTCATGAAAAA GTAGATGCCCAGGTTAAAGAATCTGTCAAGATGATGGTTTTTGGTGATCAGCACAAGGACTTTCCTGAATCGCTTCTCCAGTGGCTTACATCCAATTTTGTGACCAGAAGTGATCTGCAAACTTTGCTGCAGGATCTGGAGTTGCAAATTCTCAAGAATATTACTCTACAGATGGCTGTAACAGACCAAAGAATAACATCTGAAGTAGTAACAAATGCTGTGAATAACGCAGGGATTTCTGGAATCACAGAAGCA CAAGCACAGATCATTGTAAACAATGCGTTGAAGCTGTACTCTCAAGACAAGACTGGTATGGTGGATTTTGCCTTAGAATCTGGAG gTGGCAGCATTTTAAGTACTCGCTGTTCTGAAACCTATGAGACAAAAACAGCGTTAATTAGCCTCTTTGGAATTCCTCTGTGGTACTTCTCTCAGTCTCCCAGAGTGGTTATTCAG CCGGACATGTATCCAGGAAACTGCTGGGCTTTCAAGGGATCAGAGGGATATCTTGTAGTTAGACTTTCCATGAAGATCTATCCTACTGCCTTCTCATTGGAACACATACCAAAAACTCTTTCACCATCAGGAAATATCACCAGTGCTCCTAGGAAGTTTTCAGTATAT GGCTTAGATGATGAATATCAAGAGGAGGGCACGTTTCTGGGACAGTATGTCTATGACCAAGAAGGGGAGCCGCTGCAGATGTTTACAGTG gaGAAAAGTGAAAACGTATTCCAGATAGTGGAACTGAGAATTCTTTCTAACTGGGGACATGCAGAGTATACTTGTCTCTATCGGTTCAGAGTGCATGGGAAACCTGCTGAATAA
- the LOC104909254 gene encoding arf-GAP with dual PH domain-containing protein 1-like: protein MEKTGPKQTEGFKKRWFTMDDRRLMYFKDPLDAFARGEVFIGSKENSYKVLEGLPPSTQGNHWQHGITIVTPDRKFLFACETEDDQLEWITTFQKVISRPMLPQEYAVEAHFKHKP from the exons ATGGAGAAAACAGGGCCCAAG CAAACAGAAGGATTCAAGAAGCGATGGTTCACCATGGATGACCGAAGGCTCATGTATTTCAAGGATCCCCTG GATGCCTTTGCGAGAGGAGAAGTGTTCATTGGGAGCAAGGAAAACAGCTACAAAGTCCTGGAAGGGCTCCCGCCATCCACGCAGGGAAATCACTGGCAGCATGGCATCACCATCGTCACCCCTGACAGGAAATTCCTCTTTGCCTGCGAGACGGAGGACGACCAGCTGGAGTGGATTACCACCTTCCAGAAAGTTATCAGCAGGCCAATGCTGCCTCAGGAATACGCAG tgGAAGCCCATTTCAAGCATAAACCTTAG
- the SUN1 gene encoding SUN domain-containing protein 1 isoform X2 — protein MNIKEFYREDSHLGVNEESICDDCKGKKQLEIHTTEHMQSSRAKRVARTISHIFSYAGRAASGIFRLLRAGWSQLLTLMSLLKVFILRKCLPKISRLLLFLIPLLFLLGLWFWGFDGFIALLPLLNRTRIDKVQSTDDSIYVPRPQPDSPRSVQPAKDTINTFDSARINELEKQMAFVSDRCHHHDEEYSKVLLLVHNLQDQVAQMGDRNEILKLIRNVMDQHLKDKRLEEKTDFLALHQEHNLRIVTLEDLLRKLSAEFKDIQKELEVAKAKAIRDGDEQNQLLSRVKKLELELSQMKSELLTGGSVKTSCEKIDVIHEKVDAQVKESVKMMVFGDQHKDFPESLLQWLTSNFVTRSDLQTLLQDLELQILKNITLQMAVTDQRITSEVVTNAVNNAGISGITEAQAQIIVNNALKLYSQDKTGMVDFALESGGGSILSTRCSETYETKTALISLFGIPLWYFSQSPRVVIQPDMYPGNCWAFKGSEGYLVVRLSMKIYPTAFSLEHIPKTLSPSGNITSAPRKFSVYGLDDEYQEEGTFLGQYVYDQEGEPLQMFTVEKSENVFQIVELRILSNWGHAEYTCLYRFRVHGKPAE, from the exons ATGAATATAAAGGAGTTTTACAGAGAGGATAGCCATCTTGGTGTAAATGAGGAATCAATAT GTGATGACTGTAAGGGGAAGAAACAACTTGAAATACACACCACAGAGCACATGCAATCCTCCAGGGCTAAAAGGGTAGCAAGGACCATTTCGCACATCTTTTCTTACGCAG GGAGAGCAGCTTCTGGCATCTTCAGGTTGCTTAGAGCTGGCTGGAGTCAACTTCTTACTCTGATGTCTTTGCTGAAGGTGTTTATTCTTAGAAA ATGCCTTCCAAAGATTTCCAGGCTGTTGCTGTTTCTCATCCCACTGCTGTTTCTACTAG GTTTATGGTTCTGGGGGTTTGACGGCTTCATTGCACTGTTGCCTCTGTTGAACCGGACAAGAATTGATAAAGTCCAGAGCACAGATGATTCTATTTATGTTCCTCGTCCACAGCCTGATTCTCCTCGTTCTGTACAGCCTGCAAAG GATACCATAAATACATTTGATTCTGCTCGTATAAATGAGCTGGAAAAGCAGATGGCCTTCGTGTCTGACAGATGCCATCATCATGACGAAGAATacagcaaagtgctgctgcttgtcCATAATCTtcaagatcaggttgcccagatgGGTGACAGAAATGAGATCTTGAAGCTAATAAGAAATGTGATGGATCAACATCTTAAAGATAAGAGACTGGAGGAAAAG aCTGACTTCCTGGCTTTACATCAAGAGCACAACTTGCGCATTGTAACATTGGAAGATCTTCTTAGAAAACTCTCTGCTGAATTTAAG gacATTCAGAAGGAACTTGAAGTagccaaagcaaaagcaataaG AGATGGTGATGAACAAAATCAACTCTTATCCAGAGTTAAAAAGCTGGAACTGGAGTTGTCTCAAATGAAATCAGAGCTGTTAACTGGAGGAAGTGTGAAGACGAGTTGTGAGAAAATAGATGTTATTCATGAAAAA GTAGATGCCCAGGTTAAAGAATCTGTCAAGATGATGGTTTTTGGTGATCAGCACAAGGACTTTCCTGAATCGCTTCTCCAGTGGCTTACATCCAATTTTGTGACCAGAAGTGATCTGCAAACTTTGCTGCAGGATCTGGAGTTGCAAATTCTCAAGAATATTACTCTACAGATGGCTGTAACAGACCAAAGAATAACATCTGAAGTAGTAACAAATGCTGTGAATAACGCAGGGATTTCTGGAATCACAGAAGCA CAAGCACAGATCATTGTAAACAATGCGTTGAAGCTGTACTCTCAAGACAAGACTGGTATGGTGGATTTTGCCTTAGAATCTGGAG gTGGCAGCATTTTAAGTACTCGCTGTTCTGAAACCTATGAGACAAAAACAGCGTTAATTAGCCTCTTTGGAATTCCTCTGTGGTACTTCTCTCAGTCTCCCAGAGTGGTTATTCAG CCGGACATGTATCCAGGAAACTGCTGGGCTTTCAAGGGATCAGAGGGATATCTTGTAGTTAGACTTTCCATGAAGATCTATCCTACTGCCTTCTCATTGGAACACATACCAAAAACTCTTTCACCATCAGGAAATATCACCAGTGCTCCTAGGAAGTTTTCAGTATAT GGCTTAGATGATGAATATCAAGAGGAGGGCACGTTTCTGGGACAGTATGTCTATGACCAAGAAGGGGAGCCGCTGCAGATGTTTACAGTG gaGAAAAGTGAAAACGTATTCCAGATAGTGGAACTGAGAATTCTTTCTAACTGGGGACATGCAGAGTATACTTGTCTCTATCGGTTCAGAGTGCATGGGAAACCTGCTGAATAA
- the SUN1 gene encoding SUN domain-containing protein 1 isoform X4, with product MNIKEFYREDSHLGVNEESIWRAASGIFRLLRAGWSQLLTLMSLLKVFILRKCLPKISRLLLFLIPLLFLLGLWFWGFDGFIALLPLLNRTRIDKVQSTDDSIYVPRPQPDSPRSVQPAKDTINTFDSARINELEKQMAFVSDRCHHHDEEYSKVLLLVHNLQDQVAQMGDRNEILKLIRNVMDQHLKDKRLEEKTDFLALHQEHNLRIVTLEDLLRKLSAEFKDIQKELEVAKAKAIRDGDEQNQLLSRVKKLELELSQMKSELLTGGSVKTSCEKIDVIHEKVDAQVKESVKMMVFGDQHKDFPESLLQWLTSNFVTRSDLQTLLQDLELQILKNITLQMAVTDQRITSEVVTNAVNNAGISGITEAQAQIIVNNALKLYSQDKTGMVDFALESGGGSILSTRCSETYETKTALISLFGIPLWYFSQSPRVVIQPDMYPGNCWAFKGSEGYLVVRLSMKIYPTAFSLEHIPKTLSPSGNITSAPRKFSVYGLDDEYQEEGTFLGQYVYDQEGEPLQMFTVEKSENVFQIVELRILSNWGHAEYTCLYRFRVHGKPAE from the exons ATGAATATAAAGGAGTTTTACAGAGAGGATAGCCATCTTGGTGTAAATGAGGAATCAATAT GGAGAGCAGCTTCTGGCATCTTCAGGTTGCTTAGAGCTGGCTGGAGTCAACTTCTTACTCTGATGTCTTTGCTGAAGGTGTTTATTCTTAGAAA ATGCCTTCCAAAGATTTCCAGGCTGTTGCTGTTTCTCATCCCACTGCTGTTTCTACTAG GTTTATGGTTCTGGGGGTTTGACGGCTTCATTGCACTGTTGCCTCTGTTGAACCGGACAAGAATTGATAAAGTCCAGAGCACAGATGATTCTATTTATGTTCCTCGTCCACAGCCTGATTCTCCTCGTTCTGTACAGCCTGCAAAG GATACCATAAATACATTTGATTCTGCTCGTATAAATGAGCTGGAAAAGCAGATGGCCTTCGTGTCTGACAGATGCCATCATCATGACGAAGAATacagcaaagtgctgctgcttgtcCATAATCTtcaagatcaggttgcccagatgGGTGACAGAAATGAGATCTTGAAGCTAATAAGAAATGTGATGGATCAACATCTTAAAGATAAGAGACTGGAGGAAAAG aCTGACTTCCTGGCTTTACATCAAGAGCACAACTTGCGCATTGTAACATTGGAAGATCTTCTTAGAAAACTCTCTGCTGAATTTAAG gacATTCAGAAGGAACTTGAAGTagccaaagcaaaagcaataaG AGATGGTGATGAACAAAATCAACTCTTATCCAGAGTTAAAAAGCTGGAACTGGAGTTGTCTCAAATGAAATCAGAGCTGTTAACTGGAGGAAGTGTGAAGACGAGTTGTGAGAAAATAGATGTTATTCATGAAAAA GTAGATGCCCAGGTTAAAGAATCTGTCAAGATGATGGTTTTTGGTGATCAGCACAAGGACTTTCCTGAATCGCTTCTCCAGTGGCTTACATCCAATTTTGTGACCAGAAGTGATCTGCAAACTTTGCTGCAGGATCTGGAGTTGCAAATTCTCAAGAATATTACTCTACAGATGGCTGTAACAGACCAAAGAATAACATCTGAAGTAGTAACAAATGCTGTGAATAACGCAGGGATTTCTGGAATCACAGAAGCA CAAGCACAGATCATTGTAAACAATGCGTTGAAGCTGTACTCTCAAGACAAGACTGGTATGGTGGATTTTGCCTTAGAATCTGGAG gTGGCAGCATTTTAAGTACTCGCTGTTCTGAAACCTATGAGACAAAAACAGCGTTAATTAGCCTCTTTGGAATTCCTCTGTGGTACTTCTCTCAGTCTCCCAGAGTGGTTATTCAG CCGGACATGTATCCAGGAAACTGCTGGGCTTTCAAGGGATCAGAGGGATATCTTGTAGTTAGACTTTCCATGAAGATCTATCCTACTGCCTTCTCATTGGAACACATACCAAAAACTCTTTCACCATCAGGAAATATCACCAGTGCTCCTAGGAAGTTTTCAGTATAT GGCTTAGATGATGAATATCAAGAGGAGGGCACGTTTCTGGGACAGTATGTCTATGACCAAGAAGGGGAGCCGCTGCAGATGTTTACAGTG gaGAAAAGTGAAAACGTATTCCAGATAGTGGAACTGAGAATTCTTTCTAACTGGGGACATGCAGAGTATACTTGTCTCTATCGGTTCAGAGTGCATGGGAAACCTGCTGAATAA